One segment of Nostoc piscinale CENA21 DNA contains the following:
- a CDS encoding ABC transporter ATP-binding protein: MSNHTAITLSHISKVYANGTVALQDLNLSIPEAQFVSLVGASGCGKSTVLRLIAGLGKVSSGNIDWGIPQAARKLAFVFQDAALMPWATVRENIRLPLKLVGVPKQDAQNLVQQALALVGLTNFADSYPRQLSGGMKMRVSIARALVTQPNILLMDEPFGALDEITRSKLNSDLLDLWQKYHWTVVFVTHNIYEAVYLSNRVLVMGTNPGRVVADIAIDVPYPRDEEFRTSVLYNEYCRKVSRCLAEAIN; this comes from the coding sequence ATGAGTAACCATACAGCAATTACTCTGAGTCACATTAGCAAAGTCTACGCTAACGGCACTGTTGCCTTACAAGACCTAAACTTATCAATTCCCGAAGCGCAATTTGTCAGCTTAGTAGGTGCTTCGGGATGCGGTAAAAGCACAGTACTGCGATTAATAGCCGGATTAGGTAAAGTCAGTTCCGGTAATATTGACTGGGGCATACCACAAGCAGCGCGAAAATTAGCCTTTGTCTTTCAAGATGCTGCCCTGATGCCCTGGGCAACAGTGAGAGAGAATATCCGCCTACCGCTAAAATTGGTGGGAGTGCCGAAGCAAGATGCTCAAAATTTAGTCCAGCAAGCCTTAGCATTAGTCGGACTGACAAATTTTGCCGATAGTTATCCCCGACAATTATCTGGAGGGATGAAAATGCGCGTTTCCATAGCTAGGGCGTTAGTCACTCAACCCAATATTCTATTAATGGATGAACCCTTTGGGGCTTTAGATGAAATTACCCGCAGCAAACTGAACAGCGATTTGTTAGATTTGTGGCAGAAATATCATTGGACTGTGGTGTTTGTCACTCATAATATTTACGAGGCGGTGTATTTATCGAATCGCGTCTTAGTTATGGGGACAAATCCTGGACGGGTGGTGGCGGATATTGCAATTGATGTGCCTTATCCCCGTGATGAAGAGTTTCGGACATCAGTACTATATAACGAATATTGCCGCAAGGTTTCCCGTTGTTTAGCCGAAGCTATAAATTAA
- a CDS encoding FAD-binding oxidoreductase has translation MATTNLETLTAAFSDIETITDPNQVAKLSQDYHTFSPVLVPKLAGKVGDIVVRPANEEEVIKVASICAELRIPVTVRGAGTGNYGQCVPMHGGVILDMTKMQEILWINPGVARVQAGVKLTALDKQAKGIGWEMRMAPSTYRTATIGGFVAGGSGGIGSIQYGLLGDRGNLLALRVVTLEEEPRVIELRGDDVQKVNHAWGINGIITEVEIPLGTAYPWAEVIVTFNDFMTAAKFGQALGNADGMIKKLISIFASPIPEYFSALHQYIPDATHAALLMIAEPSLELLPGLVQQYNGQITYQKPAQEAGKGLNLAEFTWNHTTLHARSVDTSITYLQSIFPADKGLELVEELYHYFGDEVMMHLEFIRVKGRVIPAALQLVRYTTEARLNEIIHYHEAKGVFIANPHTYIIEDGGRKVIDPEQLKFKEMVDPYGLMNPGKSKVLSAE, from the coding sequence ATGGCAACTACCAATTTAGAAACCCTCACTGCTGCTTTTTCAGATATTGAAACCATCACCGACCCCAACCAAGTAGCCAAATTATCCCAGGATTACCACACCTTTAGCCCTGTGCTTGTACCCAAATTAGCAGGCAAAGTCGGCGATATTGTTGTCCGTCCTGCCAACGAAGAAGAAGTAATTAAAGTAGCTTCGATATGTGCAGAATTACGCATACCTGTAACTGTGCGTGGTGCGGGAACTGGGAACTACGGGCAATGTGTACCGATGCACGGTGGCGTAATTTTAGACATGACCAAAATGCAGGAAATTCTCTGGATAAACCCAGGGGTAGCGCGAGTCCAAGCTGGGGTGAAATTGACAGCTTTAGATAAACAAGCAAAGGGAATTGGCTGGGAAATGCGAATGGCACCTTCAACCTACCGCACAGCCACTATTGGGGGTTTTGTTGCTGGTGGAAGTGGTGGTATTGGTTCGATACAGTATGGGTTACTGGGCGATCGCGGCAATCTTTTGGCATTGCGCGTGGTAACTTTAGAAGAGGAACCCCGTGTTATAGAACTGCGTGGTGACGATGTGCAGAAAGTCAACCATGCTTGGGGAATTAACGGCATTATCACCGAAGTCGAAATTCCTTTAGGGACTGCTTATCCTTGGGCGGAAGTTATTGTCACCTTTAACGACTTCATGACAGCCGCTAAGTTTGGTCAGGCATTAGGTAACGCCGATGGGATGATTAAAAAATTAATCTCTATCTTCGCCTCACCCATACCAGAATACTTTAGCGCCTTGCACCAATATATTCCTGATGCTACTCATGCAGCCTTATTAATGATTGCAGAACCCAGCTTAGAACTATTACCGGGTTTAGTACAGCAATACAACGGTCAAATTACCTATCAAAAGCCAGCCCAGGAAGCAGGTAAAGGCCTCAATTTAGCTGAATTTACCTGGAACCACACCACCTTACACGCCCGCAGTGTCGATACTTCTATTACCTACTTGCAATCTATCTTCCCCGCCGACAAAGGTTTAGAACTAGTAGAAGAGCTTTATCATTATTTCGGTGATGAAGTGATGATGCACTTAGAATTTATTCGTGTCAAAGGCCGAGTCATACCTGCGGCTTTACAACTTGTACGTTACACCACCGAAGCACGCCTGAATGAAATTATTCACTACCACGAAGCGAAAGGTGTGTTTATTGCCAATCCTCATACCTATATTATTGAAGACGGTGGCAGAAAAGTAATTGACCCTGAGCAGTTGAAATTTAAAGAAATGGTTGACCCTTATGGGTTAATGAATCCTGGTAAGAGTAAAGTGCTGAGTGCTGAGTAA
- a CDS encoding FAD-binding oxidoreductase, producing the protein MKGIASIIGEENIVFWENLAASQQKSIQQATSAVNSPCIVYPHTQTQLSQVMTIAYQNQWRVLPCGSGSKLNWGDLAKGIDIVVSTERINQLIEHAVGDLTVTVEAGMKFAQLQGILAKSRQFLALDPTAPETATIGGIVATGDTGSLRQRYGSVRDQLLGITFVRADGQIAKAGGRVVKNVAGYDLMKLFTGSYGTLGIISQVTFRVYPMQEVAGTVVLTGTAEAISQAASTLRGSALTPTQADLLSAQLVSDLGLGTGLGLIARFQSISESVKEQSNRLLEVGTKLGLNGALYADGDDTDIWQRLQNQIKSPHTDSAITCKIGVLPSAAVEILNQVKIGLIHISSGLGWLQLEEQNQVLELRDRTQNHQGFLTILTAPTTVKQNIDVWGYTGNALPLMRGIKAQFDSQNILSPGRFVGGI; encoded by the coding sequence ATGAAAGGTATTGCATCTATTATTGGCGAAGAAAATATTGTTTTTTGGGAAAATCTCGCAGCCAGTCAACAAAAATCTATTCAACAGGCGACATCTGCTGTAAATTCCCCTTGTATTGTCTATCCCCACACTCAAACACAACTATCTCAAGTTATGACCATCGCCTATCAAAATCAGTGGCGAGTCCTGCCTTGTGGGAGTGGTAGTAAACTGAACTGGGGTGATTTAGCCAAAGGCATTGATATTGTCGTCAGTACAGAACGAATTAACCAACTCATCGAACATGCGGTTGGTGATTTGACTGTCACTGTAGAAGCGGGGATGAAATTCGCCCAACTCCAAGGAATTTTGGCAAAATCACGCCAATTTCTTGCCCTTGACCCCACAGCCCCAGAAACAGCAACTATTGGTGGTATTGTGGCTACTGGTGATACAGGTTCTCTGCGACAACGTTATGGTAGTGTCCGCGACCAGTTACTCGGTATTACCTTTGTACGTGCGGATGGGCAAATTGCCAAAGCTGGTGGACGAGTTGTTAAAAACGTTGCTGGCTACGACTTGATGAAGTTGTTTACTGGGTCTTACGGTACATTAGGAATTATTAGTCAAGTCACTTTTCGCGTGTATCCGATGCAAGAAGTAGCGGGTACTGTGGTGTTAACTGGTACAGCAGAGGCTATATCTCAAGCCGCTTCTACATTGCGAGGTTCGGCGTTAACGCCAACCCAAGCTGATTTACTATCTGCACAACTTGTATCTGACTTAGGTTTAGGTACAGGATTAGGATTAATTGCTCGTTTCCAAAGTATTAGTGAAAGTGTCAAAGAACAATCAAACCGCCTTTTGGAAGTTGGGACAAAATTGGGGTTAAATGGTGCATTATACGCCGATGGCGATGATACCGATATATGGCAGAGATTGCAAAATCAAATCAAATCTCCGCACACAGATTCGGCAATTACCTGCAAAATAGGAGTGTTACCAAGTGCGGCTGTGGAGATTTTAAATCAAGTAAAAATTGGTTTAATTCATATTAGTAGTGGTTTGGGTTGGCTACAATTAGAGGAGCAGAATCAAGTTTTAGAATTGCGCGATCGCACTCAAAATCATCAAGGCTTCTTAACTATTTTAACCGCACCTACAACAGTCAAACAAAATATTGATGTTTGGGGATACACAGGTAATGCTTTGCCCTTAATGCGCGGCATTAAAGCACAGTTTGATAGCCAAAATATTTTAAGTCCTGGTCGTTTTGTAGGTGGAATTTAA
- a CDS encoding ABC transporter substrate-binding protein yields MNPLPPTTTVIHRFSRRQFIQHGFICMGSGLLAACTNSNQPANSSSQLDKVSFGTNWYAQAEHGGFYQAIATGIYQKHGLDVTIKMGGPQVPSGTQLLVGGAVDFFMGYGIDAINAIAQGIPKITVAAIFQKDPQCLISHPNPAIQTLADLKGKPIYVSAAANVTYWPVLKVKYGFTDDQKRPYNFNPAPFLADKTSAQQGYITSEPYAIEKQGGFKPTVFLLADYGYSTYATTIETTKELVEKNPDLVQRFVDASIKGWYSYLENPQPGNQLIKKDNPEMTDDQLAFGIQKLKEYGIITSGTAEKQGIGAMSEERWQVLYDSMVTAGVYKPNVNYKDAFTLQFVNKGMEYYSR; encoded by the coding sequence ATGAATCCGTTACCACCCACAACAACAGTGATTCATCGCTTTAGTCGCCGCCAGTTTATTCAGCATGGTTTCATCTGTATGGGTAGCGGCTTGCTTGCTGCTTGTACCAACAGTAACCAACCAGCAAATTCAAGTTCACAGTTAGATAAAGTCAGCTTTGGGACAAACTGGTATGCACAAGCAGAACATGGCGGATTTTACCAAGCGATCGCTACTGGTATTTACCAAAAGCATGGTCTAGATGTCACCATTAAAATGGGTGGCCCACAAGTACCAAGCGGCACTCAGTTGTTAGTCGGGGGTGCAGTTGACTTTTTTATGGGGTATGGCATCGATGCCATTAACGCCATTGCCCAAGGAATCCCCAAAATTACCGTCGCGGCCATCTTTCAAAAAGACCCGCAATGTCTAATATCCCATCCCAACCCAGCAATTCAAACCCTTGCCGACCTCAAAGGCAAACCAATTTACGTCTCAGCAGCAGCAAACGTCACATATTGGCCAGTTCTAAAAGTTAAGTATGGTTTTACCGACGACCAAAAACGCCCCTACAACTTTAATCCCGCCCCCTTCCTGGCAGATAAAACCTCAGCACAGCAAGGTTACATCACCTCAGAACCCTACGCCATTGAAAAACAAGGCGGGTTTAAACCCACAGTCTTTTTACTAGCAGATTACGGTTACTCTACCTACGCCACGACCATCGAAACCACAAAAGAACTAGTAGAAAAAAATCCCGATTTAGTCCAGCGATTTGTTGACGCTTCCATTAAAGGTTGGTACAGCTACCTCGAAAATCCCCAACCAGGAAATCAACTCATCAAAAAAGATAACCCCGAAATGACCGATGACCAACTAGCCTTCGGCATTCAAAAACTCAAAGAATATGGGATCATTACTTCTGGTACTGCCGAAAAACAAGGTATCGGGGCAATGAGTGAAGAACGCTGGCAAGTACTCTACGATAGCATGGTAACGGCTGGGGTTTACAAACCCAATGTTAACTACAAAGATGCCTTTACTTTGCAATTCGTCAATAAAGGTATGGAGTATTACAGCAGGTGA
- a CDS encoding URC4/urg3 family protein, with protein MEKTAEAQSSQREIEYLRSPRAIRERCGQILALVNEGKSSYFTCDLSQLGKVADYVIEVMRSEYPDLNIPFHSRWRHFEVQGIPRLAKLDNLLAGLTPLQQAIAKFDLAIVSVLLDAGAGESWRYREQSTGLSLGRSEGLAIASFEMFCAGAFSLSGLPQVDALKLLRLTEAELATGFQVSAENPLVGMSGRSQLLQRLGRVVIAFPHLFGEENPRPGNLVNYLVSKSQNGQLAATTVLSAVLQGLSEIWPGRLTIAGVNLGDVWQHSAISDDGLVPFHKLSQWLTYSLLEPLQELGLIITDLDELTGLPEYRNGGLCLDLGLIKLKDPNILDSSHSVDSELIIEWRALTVILLDEIAATVREKLGMSVAELPLVKILQGGTWTAGRKIAAALRKGGQPPIQINSDGTVF; from the coding sequence GTGGAAAAAACCGCAGAGGCGCAGAGTTCACAGAGAGAAATTGAGTATTTGCGATCGCCCAGGGCGATAAGAGAAAGGTGTGGGCAAATTTTGGCGCTGGTGAATGAGGGGAAGTCGTCTTACTTTACTTGTGATTTGTCGCAGTTGGGAAAAGTGGCAGATTATGTAATTGAAGTGATGCGGAGTGAGTATCCCGATTTAAATATTCCCTTTCATAGTCGATGGCGACATTTTGAGGTGCAGGGTATACCGCGTTTGGCAAAGTTAGATAATTTGTTAGCGGGGCTAACGCCTTTGCAACAAGCTATTGCTAAGTTTGATTTGGCAATTGTGAGTGTGTTGTTAGATGCGGGGGCGGGAGAAAGTTGGCGTTATCGTGAACAGTCAACGGGCTTGAGTTTGGGGCGTTCTGAAGGGTTGGCTATTGCCAGCTTTGAGATGTTTTGTGCAGGGGCATTTTCGCTTTCAGGTTTGCCGCAAGTGGATGCTTTGAAATTGCTGAGGTTAACTGAAGCAGAATTAGCAACTGGGTTTCAGGTTAGTGCAGAAAATCCATTGGTGGGAATGAGTGGGCGATCGCAATTATTGCAGAGATTGGGGCGAGTGGTAATTGCTTTCCCTCATTTGTTTGGCGAAGAAAACCCGCGTCCAGGCAATTTAGTTAATTACCTTGTGAGTAAATCCCAAAATGGGCAGTTAGCAGCGACAACGGTATTAAGTGCAGTGTTGCAAGGGTTGAGTGAGATTTGGCCGGGAAGATTAACCATTGCTGGTGTTAATTTGGGTGATGTTTGGCAACATTCTGCTATTAGTGATGATGGGTTAGTTCCATTTCACAAACTTTCCCAATGGTTGACATATTCTTTATTAGAACCATTACAAGAACTAGGTTTAATTATTACTGATTTAGATGAACTGACAGGATTACCAGAATACCGTAATGGTGGCTTATGTCTCGATTTAGGATTAATTAAGCTGAAAGATCCAAATATTTTGGATTCATCTCATTCTGTTGATTCAGAATTAATCATTGAATGGCGGGCTTTAACTGTAATTTTATTAGATGAAATTGCAGCTACTGTCCGCGAAAAGTTAGGTATGAGTGTTGCAGAACTACCTTTAGTAAAAATCCTCCAAGGCGGAACCTGGACAGCAGGACGCAAAATAGCCGCAGCACTCAGAAAAGGCGGTCAACCCCCTATCCAAATCAACAGTGATGGGACAGTATTTTAA
- a CDS encoding tetratricopeptide repeat protein: protein MDSLSINSLLEDLKNPNASVREKATKKLWRIWFQQKGIHGLEKIDKSQKLLDAGKTTEAESLLTKLIQEQPDFAEAWNRRAFLYYSLGKYKESLADCQMVIQINPVHFGALHGMGLCYAAIGQYVDAIKAFKRALAIQPYSLVNQKLILECTLRLS, encoded by the coding sequence ATGGATTCTTTATCTATTAATTCTTTACTTGAAGATTTGAAGAACCCTAATGCTTCTGTCCGGGAAAAAGCAACCAAGAAACTGTGGCGAATCTGGTTTCAGCAAAAGGGTATTCACGGTCTGGAAAAAATCGACAAAAGCCAAAAACTGCTAGATGCAGGTAAAACCACGGAAGCAGAATCACTGTTGACTAAACTCATCCAAGAACAGCCTGATTTTGCCGAAGCTTGGAATCGCCGCGCTTTTCTGTACTACAGTCTCGGTAAATATAAAGAATCTCTGGCAGACTGTCAGATGGTGATTCAAATTAATCCAGTGCATTTTGGCGCACTGCATGGTATGGGCTTGTGTTATGCCGCCATTGGTCAGTATGTGGATGCAATTAAAGCCTTTAAACGTGCTTTAGCAATTCAACCTTATTCTTTAGTAAATCAAAAACTGATTTTAGAATGTACACTCAGACTCAGTTAA
- a CDS encoding ABC transporter permease, with amino-acid sequence MFSRSYKLTADGRGSALGRQCVAEVPSVVATVVGSADLKQLPYGWTLMKIFDRKTQTKLISAEALAPVVVGVLVLLLWDILVRVTNLPPYILPGPLLVLQTLIADWNELFSSLLITLQITIVAFIAAVVSGLLMAILFTQSKWIEKSLFPYAVILQTTPIVAIAPLIILWFKNNTFAALVVCAWIVAFFPIVSNTTLGLNSVDRNLLNLFQLYKASRWQTLWYLRLPSAMPYFLGGLKISGGLALIGAVVAEFVAGTGGAKSGIAYRILISSYNLQIPRMFAALFLTTGLGVLIFVSLSYLSDFILSKWHESAVKYEN; translated from the coding sequence TTGTTTAGCCGAAGCTATAAATTAACCGCAGATGGACGAGGCAGTGCGTTGGGGAGACAGTGCGTTGCGGAGGTTCCCTCCGTTGTAGCAACTGTCGTCGGCTCTGCCGACTTGAAGCAACTGCCATACGGATGGACGCTGATGAAGATTTTTGATAGGAAGACTCAAACTAAGTTGATTTCTGCTGAGGCTTTAGCACCTGTGGTTGTTGGGGTGTTAGTGTTGCTGCTGTGGGATATTTTGGTACGAGTCACTAATTTACCGCCTTATATTCTGCCTGGGCCGTTATTAGTATTGCAAACGTTAATTGCTGACTGGAACGAGTTATTTTCTTCGTTATTAATTACGTTACAAATTACGATAGTAGCTTTTATTGCTGCTGTTGTTTCTGGCTTATTAATGGCGATTTTGTTTACCCAAAGTAAGTGGATAGAAAAAAGTTTATTTCCCTACGCAGTTATTTTACAGACAACGCCGATAGTAGCGATCGCTCCCCTGATTATCCTTTGGTTCAAAAACAACACCTTCGCCGCCTTAGTAGTCTGTGCCTGGATAGTTGCATTTTTCCCTATCGTCTCTAACACCACCCTCGGACTCAACAGCGTTGACCGCAACTTACTCAACCTCTTTCAACTCTACAAAGCCTCACGCTGGCAAACCCTCTGGTATCTCCGCTTACCTAGTGCCATGCCTTATTTTTTAGGCGGATTAAAAATTAGCGGTGGTTTAGCCTTAATAGGTGCTGTCGTCGCGGAATTTGTCGCCGGGACTGGTGGTGCAAAATCCGGTATCGCCTACCGTATCTTAATTTCTAGCTATAACCTGCAAATTCCGCGAATGTTTGCCGCTTTATTCCTTACCACTGGCTTGGGTGTATTAATATTTGTCAGCCTCAGTTATCTATCGGATTTTATATTAAGTAAATGGCACGAAAGCGCAGTGAAATATGAAAATTAG